ACGGCATGCTGCACGTCCTTCGAGTGGGCTGCCCGTGGCGTGATATGCATGAGCGATACGGAAAGTGGAACTCCGTCTATGTCCGGTTTCGTCGCTGGGCCGAGCAAGGGGTATGGGATGCGCTCCTGGAAACGCTTGTCGAACTCGGCCTTACGGATGATTGGCAGCATATGCTGGACAGCACCACAGTTCGCGGCCATTCGCAGGCAGCGGGCGCTAAAGGGGGACTCATAAGGAGGCTTTTGGTCGATCACGCGGCGGCTTTACGACAAAAATCCATGCCCGAGCGGACGGTAAGGGACGCCCTCTTGGCTTTGTCCTGACGGGTGGCGAGACTTCCGATTATCTGTAAGCGTGGCGTGATGGCCGCCTACCGGCGCCGCCCTGGAGTGAGATAGTGTCCACCAAATTGTAAGTGGACACTATGGCGGTATCCGATGTCGGGAATAGGCGAAGCGACGAAGCGCGGTCGACGAAACTGGTCGCTGGAAGAGAAATGGCGAATTGTTGAAGAGGCGCGGCTTCCCGGCAATTCGGTAGCGGAGGTGGCGCTCCGCCACAGGGTCAACAGCAACCTGCTTTTCCGCTGGATGCGGGCAGCCGAGGTTGGAGAACTTGGTCACCCGCCGGCCTCCCTTGTGCTTCTGCCGAAACCCACGTTGGACTTCATTCCGATCGGCGTGTTTGGACGAGGCGATGACGAAGGGCCAGCGATGGCAATACCGGTCACCCCTGCTGCGCCCGTTCCCCC
The nucleotide sequence above comes from Ensifer adhaerens. Encoded proteins:
- the tnpA gene encoding IS66-like element accessory protein TnpA, translating into MSGIGEATKRGRRNWSLEEKWRIVEEARLPGNSVAEVALRHRVNSNLLFRWMRAAEVGELGHPPASLVLLPKPTLDFIPIGVFGRGDDEGPAMAIPVTPAAPVPPVESSVRPKSVLPPKGPTLDERPGVIEIDLANGVRVRVDAFVNEKALRRVLAALSEAS